One window from the genome of Eucalyptus grandis isolate ANBG69807.140 chromosome 7, ASM1654582v1, whole genome shotgun sequence encodes:
- the LOC104446056 gene encoding LOW QUALITY PROTEIN: protein ABIL2 (The sequence of the model RefSeq protein was modified relative to this genomic sequence to represent the inferred CDS: substituted 1 base at 1 genomic stop codon) — translation MTDASQLPSSVSAPQDASHYDESFNFSDSLKDLKHLRKQLYSAADYFELSYNRHYQKQTVVNTLKDYVTRAFINTVDHLGFMTYKVNCLLDDKIEEASAIELRFSCVRQRLRMCEMFIDHGGLSQXSLAIRTPKHHMQYILPVSKAKDGGDSKNLRYCMINGYPSEPRRSASMSTHAKRNRRSGIELHSSKNKHLFKALLSMRKSRKDSKSYKFSDEN, via the exons ATGACGGATGCTTCCCAATTGCCTTCTTCAGTTTCCGCTCCTCAGGACGCTTCACATTATGATGAGAGTTTCAACTTTTCAGATAGCCTGAAG GACTTGAAGCATCTTAGAAAGCAGTTATACTCGGCAGCGGATTATTTTGAATTGTCTTACAACAGACACTATCAGAAACAAAC AGTGGTGAATACATTGAAGGATTATGTGACAAGAGCTTTCATAAACACTGTGGATCACTTGGGCTTCATGACTTATAAGGTCAACTGTCTTTTGGATGACAAGATTGAGGAGGCATCCGCAATTGAGCTCAGATTCTCTTGTGTTCGACAG AGACTACGAATGTGTGAGATGTTCATAGACCATGGAGGCCTTTCTCAGTAGTCACTAGCAATAAGAACTCCGAAGCACCACATGCAATATATCTTACCAG TTTCAAAAGCTAAAGATGGTGGAGATAGCAAGAATCTGCGATACTGCATGATAAATGGA TACCCATCTGAACCCCGAAGATCCGCTTCAATGTCTACTCATGCCAAGAGGAACAGAAGATCTGGTATTGAGCTACATTCCAGCAAAAACAAACATCTCTTCAAGGCCTTGCTTAGCATGCGGAAGTCGAGAAAGGACAGCAAGTCGTATAAGTTCTCGGACGAGAACTAA